From the Misgurnus anguillicaudatus chromosome 17, ASM2758022v2, whole genome shotgun sequence genome, one window contains:
- the fbxl3a gene encoding F-box/LRR-repeat protein 3 isoform X2 — MKRLGRDREGSSSSCEGLMESCKRIKQLGEDAGDRMCDWDRLPQEILLHIFQYLPLLDRAFASQVCRGWNQAFHMPELWRCFEFELNQPASSYLKATHPDLIKQIIKRHSNHLQYVSFKVDSSTESAEAACDILSQLVNCSLKTLGLISTARPSFMELPKSHFISALTVVFVNSKSLSSLKIDDTPVDDPSLKVLVANNSDTLKLLKMSSCPHVSPAGILCVADQCHGLRELALNYHLLSDELLLALSSEKHVHLEHLRIDVVSENPGQQFHTIKKSSWDAMVRHSPKFNLVMYFFLYEDEFGPFFRDEIPVTHLYFGRSVSKEVLGRVGMNCPRLVELVVCANGLRPLDEELIRIAERCQHLSAIGLGECEVTCSAFVEFVKMCGRRLSQLSIMEEVLIPDHKYSLDEIHWEVSKHLGRVWFPDMMPTW, encoded by the exons ATGAAACGGTTGGGCAGAGACAGAGAGGGCAGTAGCTCATCCTGTGAGGGGCTGATGGAGTCCTGCAAGAGAATCAAACAGCTCGGTGAAGACGCTGGAGATCGGATGTGCGACTGGGATCGACTGCCCCAGGAGATCCTGCTTCACATCTTTCAGTACCTGCCGTTGTTGGATCGTGCCTTTGCCTCCCAGGTTTGCCGTGGATGGAATCAGGCTTTCCACATGCCAGAGCTGTGGAGGTGCTTTGAGTTTGAGCTTAATCAACCTGCCAGTTCTTACCTGAAAGCCACGCATCctgatctaataaagcaaaTCATTAAGAGGCACTCCAATCATCTACAGTACGTCAGCTTCAAG GTGGACAGCAGTACAGAGTCAGCAGAGGCAGCGTGTGATATTCTGTCTCAACTAGTCAACTGTTCATTGAAGACACTTGGACTTATCTCAACAGCACGACCAAGCTTCATGGAGTTACCAAAG TCCCACTTCATCTCTGCACTAACAGTGGTGTTTGTTAACTCCAAGTCTCTGTCATCTCTGAAAATTGATGACACACCAGTAGATGATCCTTCTCTCAAGGTTCTGGTAGCCAACAACAGCGATACACTTAAGCTCTTAAAGATGAGCAGCTGTCCACACGTTTCTCCTGCAG GTATCCTGTGTGTCGCTGATCAGTGTCACGGTTTGAGAGAGCTGGCCCTCAACTACCACTTACTGAGCGACGAGCTGCTCCTGGCGCTGTCCTCAGAAAAGCACGTGCACCTTGAACATCTGCGCATAGATGTGGTGAGCGAGAACCCCGGTCAGCAGTTCCACACCATCAAGAAGAGCAGCTGGGATGCCATGGTGCGCCATTCACCAAAATTCAACTTGGTTATGTACTTCTTCCTGTACGAGGATGAGTTCGGCCCATTTTTCCGAGACGAGATACCCGTCACGCACCTCTACTTCGGCCGCTCGGTCAGTAAGGAGGTGCTAGGCCGTGTCGGCATGAACTGCCCACGACTGGTGGAGCTGGTGGTGTGTGCTAACGGTCTGCGACCATTGGATGAGGAGCTGATCCGCATCGCTGAGCGCTGCCAGCACCTCTCAGCCATCGGATTGGGTGAGTGCGAGGTCACCTGCAGCGCTTTCGTGGAGTTCGTGAAGATGTGCGGCCGGCGTCTTTCTCAGCTGTCTATTATGGAGGAGGTTCTTATCCCAGACCACAAatacagcctggatgagattCACTGGGAGGTGTCCAAACATCTGGGACGCGTTTGGTTTCCAGATATGATGCCCACCTGGTga
- the fbxl3a gene encoding F-box/LRR-repeat protein 3 isoform X1 — MKISRGAQCRKMKRLGRDREGSSSSCEGLMESCKRIKQLGEDAGDRMCDWDRLPQEILLHIFQYLPLLDRAFASQVCRGWNQAFHMPELWRCFEFELNQPASSYLKATHPDLIKQIIKRHSNHLQYVSFKVDSSTESAEAACDILSQLVNCSLKTLGLISTARPSFMELPKSHFISALTVVFVNSKSLSSLKIDDTPVDDPSLKVLVANNSDTLKLLKMSSCPHVSPAGILCVADQCHGLRELALNYHLLSDELLLALSSEKHVHLEHLRIDVVSENPGQQFHTIKKSSWDAMVRHSPKFNLVMYFFLYEDEFGPFFRDEIPVTHLYFGRSVSKEVLGRVGMNCPRLVELVVCANGLRPLDEELIRIAERCQHLSAIGLGECEVTCSAFVEFVKMCGRRLSQLSIMEEVLIPDHKYSLDEIHWEVSKHLGRVWFPDMMPTW, encoded by the exons ATGAAAATCTCCCGCGGCGCACAGTGCAGAA AAATGAAACGGTTGGGCAGAGACAGAGAGGGCAGTAGCTCATCCTGTGAGGGGCTGATGGAGTCCTGCAAGAGAATCAAACAGCTCGGTGAAGACGCTGGAGATCGGATGTGCGACTGGGATCGACTGCCCCAGGAGATCCTGCTTCACATCTTTCAGTACCTGCCGTTGTTGGATCGTGCCTTTGCCTCCCAGGTTTGCCGTGGATGGAATCAGGCTTTCCACATGCCAGAGCTGTGGAGGTGCTTTGAGTTTGAGCTTAATCAACCTGCCAGTTCTTACCTGAAAGCCACGCATCctgatctaataaagcaaaTCATTAAGAGGCACTCCAATCATCTACAGTACGTCAGCTTCAAG GTGGACAGCAGTACAGAGTCAGCAGAGGCAGCGTGTGATATTCTGTCTCAACTAGTCAACTGTTCATTGAAGACACTTGGACTTATCTCAACAGCACGACCAAGCTTCATGGAGTTACCAAAG TCCCACTTCATCTCTGCACTAACAGTGGTGTTTGTTAACTCCAAGTCTCTGTCATCTCTGAAAATTGATGACACACCAGTAGATGATCCTTCTCTCAAGGTTCTGGTAGCCAACAACAGCGATACACTTAAGCTCTTAAAGATGAGCAGCTGTCCACACGTTTCTCCTGCAG GTATCCTGTGTGTCGCTGATCAGTGTCACGGTTTGAGAGAGCTGGCCCTCAACTACCACTTACTGAGCGACGAGCTGCTCCTGGCGCTGTCCTCAGAAAAGCACGTGCACCTTGAACATCTGCGCATAGATGTGGTGAGCGAGAACCCCGGTCAGCAGTTCCACACCATCAAGAAGAGCAGCTGGGATGCCATGGTGCGCCATTCACCAAAATTCAACTTGGTTATGTACTTCTTCCTGTACGAGGATGAGTTCGGCCCATTTTTCCGAGACGAGATACCCGTCACGCACCTCTACTTCGGCCGCTCGGTCAGTAAGGAGGTGCTAGGCCGTGTCGGCATGAACTGCCCACGACTGGTGGAGCTGGTGGTGTGTGCTAACGGTCTGCGACCATTGGATGAGGAGCTGATCCGCATCGCTGAGCGCTGCCAGCACCTCTCAGCCATCGGATTGGGTGAGTGCGAGGTCACCTGCAGCGCTTTCGTGGAGTTCGTGAAGATGTGCGGCCGGCGTCTTTCTCAGCTGTCTATTATGGAGGAGGTTCTTATCCCAGACCACAAatacagcctggatgagattCACTGGGAGGTGTCCAAACATCTGGGACGCGTTTGGTTTCCAGATATGATGCCCACCTGGTga